In Synechococcus sp. KORDI-100, a single window of DNA contains:
- the rpsD gene encoding 30S ribosomal protein S4: MSRYRGPRLRITRRLGDLPGLTRKAAKRSYPPGQHGQARRKRSEYAIRLEEKQKLRFNYGISERQLVRYVKKARAQDGSTGTNLLKLLENRLDNVCFRMGFGPTVPGARQLVNHGHVTVNGRVTDIASYQCKVGDVIAIRERKASKRLAEGNLEFPGLANIPPHLDLDKTKLSAKVTGRCEREWVALEINELLVVEYYSRKV, encoded by the coding sequence ATGTCTCGATACCGCGGCCCTCGCCTGAGGATCACGCGGCGCTTGGGAGATCTACCTGGTCTCACCCGGAAGGCCGCAAAGCGGTCCTATCCCCCCGGTCAGCACGGCCAAGCCCGTCGCAAGCGCTCGGAATACGCGATCCGACTCGAAGAAAAACAGAAACTGCGCTTCAACTACGGAATTTCTGAGCGTCAGCTTGTTCGCTACGTGAAGAAAGCCCGTGCACAGGATGGTTCGACTGGAACGAACCTGCTCAAACTTCTTGAAAACAGACTCGACAATGTCTGTTTCCGGATGGGCTTCGGCCCCACGGTCCCGGGTGCCCGTCAACTGGTGAACCACGGTCACGTGACCGTGAATGGCCGGGTCACCGACATTGCCAGCTACCAGTGCAAGGTGGGTGATGTGATCGCCATCCGGGAACGCAAAGCCAGCAAGAGGCTGGCCGAAGGCAACCTGGAATTTCCAGGTCTGGCCAACATCCCGCCCCATCTGGATCTGGACAAGACCAAATTGTCCGCCAAGGTCACCGGCCGTTGCGAACGCGAATGGGTCGCCCTTGAAATCAACGAACTGCTGGTGGTGGAGTACTACTCCAGAAAAGTCTGA
- the yidD gene encoding membrane protein insertion efficiency factor YidD, with protein sequence MHESTTVSASLLARTARVLNAALAQVLLALIGFYRRFISPLIGPRCRFIPTCSAYGLEAIQRHGPWRGSWLTFRRLLRCTPLTPCGCDPVPD encoded by the coding sequence ATGCACGAATCAACCACTGTATCTGCAAGCCTTCTCGCCAGAACGGCCAGAGTCCTGAATGCTGCTTTGGCTCAGGTGTTGCTGGCTTTGATCGGTTTCTACCGCCGCTTCATCTCGCCTTTGATCGGTCCGCGCTGTCGTTTTATCCCAACCTGCAGTGCCTATGGCCTCGAGGCGATCCAAAGGCATGGTCCCTGGCGCGGCAGCTGGCTCACGTTCAGGCGATTGCTGCGTTGCACTCCTCTCACACCGTGTGGGTGCGATCCAGTGCCTGATTGA
- a CDS encoding glutaredoxin family protein, protein MADQPGVELTLYSRRGCCLCEGLEGRLRQLNLRALGLELTVIDIDAEETSTALKARYDLEVPVLSFDGRDLPRVSPRLGGEGLFNWLHRALSKGSGAT, encoded by the coding sequence ATGGCTGATCAGCCAGGTGTTGAGCTGACGCTTTACAGCCGCAGGGGGTGTTGTCTCTGTGAAGGGCTGGAAGGCCGCCTGAGACAGTTGAATCTCAGGGCTCTGGGCCTTGAACTCACGGTGATTGATATCGATGCCGAGGAGACGTCCACTGCCCTGAAAGCGCGTTACGACCTCGAGGTGCCGGTGCTCAGCTTTGACGGGCGGGACCTGCCACGGGTTTCACCTCGCCTGGGCGGGGAGGGCCTGTTCAACTGGTTGCATCGTGCGCTGTCCAAGGGCTCAGGAGCGACTTAA
- a CDS encoding UDP-N-acetylmuramoyl-L-alanyl-D-glutamate--2,6-diaminopimelate ligase, giving the protein MSQALHTVLQEVGLTIPRGLINPTLTDITSDSRSVRTGSLFLGLPGERVDGGRFWSQALDAGAAAALISPAAAEAAPPGDGDPVLVVPEPVAPLIGEVSAAFWNQPSRQMALIGVTGTNGKTTTTHLIEHLAGVVGQPTGLFGTLVNRWPGHSVTAQHTTAFADRLQSQLAKAVAAGCRLAAMEVSSHALAQQRVAGCRFAGAVFTNLTQDHLDYHTSMDAYFEAKASLFAPPLLDTDVPRAVVNVDDPWGVRLAERLAGRCWRSSLIDSSAELAMVDLEMTGRGVEGRLISPGGEGRFRSPLLGRFNLMNLLQAVGALLQQNLPLDALLEAISSFGGVPGRMERVLVPGVDAASLPTVLVDYAHTPDGLDSALTASRPFTDGRLVCVFGCGGDRDRGKRPQMAAIAARLADRVVITSDNPRTEDPQRILADVQAGLPEGTDHIVEGNRALAIAAAIAEASPRDLVLVAGKGHEDYQILGTEKVHFDDREQSELALRRRLS; this is encoded by the coding sequence ATGAGCCAGGCGCTGCACACCGTGCTGCAGGAGGTCGGTCTGACCATTCCCAGAGGGTTGATCAATCCAACGCTGACGGACATCACCAGCGATTCCAGGAGCGTCCGGACGGGAAGTCTTTTCCTCGGCCTGCCAGGCGAACGGGTCGATGGTGGTCGCTTCTGGAGCCAGGCCCTCGATGCAGGAGCGGCTGCTGCTCTGATCAGCCCCGCAGCCGCAGAAGCCGCCCCGCCCGGCGATGGCGATCCGGTTCTGGTGGTTCCCGAGCCTGTGGCGCCGTTGATTGGAGAGGTTTCAGCAGCCTTCTGGAACCAGCCGAGCCGTCAGATGGCCCTGATCGGCGTGACCGGGACCAACGGCAAGACCACCACAACGCACCTGATCGAACACCTCGCCGGGGTGGTGGGACAACCCACGGGTTTGTTCGGCACGTTGGTGAATCGTTGGCCGGGGCACAGCGTCACGGCCCAGCACACCACGGCATTTGCAGACCGTCTGCAGTCGCAGCTGGCGAAAGCTGTGGCCGCGGGTTGCAGGCTGGCCGCCATGGAGGTGAGCTCCCACGCTCTGGCTCAACAGCGTGTGGCCGGATGTCGTTTCGCCGGCGCCGTGTTCACGAACCTCACCCAGGACCATCTCGACTACCACACGTCGATGGATGCCTATTTCGAAGCGAAGGCAAGCCTGTTTGCTCCTCCGCTGCTCGACACCGATGTCCCGAGAGCCGTTGTGAATGTTGATGACCCCTGGGGCGTTCGGCTGGCGGAACGATTGGCTGGTCGTTGCTGGCGCAGTTCGCTCATCGATTCGTCCGCTGAGCTGGCCATGGTGGATCTGGAGATGACCGGCCGCGGCGTTGAAGGACGCCTCATCAGTCCTGGCGGTGAGGGGCGGTTCCGCTCACCTCTGCTGGGCCGATTCAACCTGATGAATCTGCTTCAGGCGGTGGGTGCTTTGCTTCAGCAAAATCTGCCCCTGGACGCGCTGCTGGAGGCGATCAGCAGCTTCGGCGGCGTTCCAGGGCGCATGGAGCGTGTGCTGGTGCCGGGGGTGGATGCTGCCTCATTGCCAACGGTGCTGGTGGATTACGCCCACACTCCCGACGGACTTGATAGTGCTCTGACGGCGTCCAGACCCTTCACAGACGGTCGTTTGGTGTGTGTCTTCGGCTGTGGTGGGGATCGCGACCGTGGCAAGCGTCCTCAAATGGCTGCGATCGCTGCACGCCTCGCCGATCGGGTGGTGATCACCTCCGACAACCCGAGAACGGAGGACCCCCAGCGGATTCTTGCTGACGTTCAGGCCGGGCTGCCTGAGGGCACCGACCACATCGTTGAGGGCAATCGGGCTCTGGCCATTGCGGCTGCCATTGCAGAGGCTTCTCCCCGGGATCTCGTGCTGGTCGCCGGTAAAGGGCATGAGGACTATCAGATTCTCGGGACGGAGAAGGTGCATTTCGACGATCGGGAGCAATCAGAACTGGCTCTGCGCCGACGTTTGTCCTGA
- a CDS encoding mechanosensitive ion channel family protein, giving the protein MFAINRSDLFKDAQFFQTPEGLLIGTLVLLLFWVLLRVLEAVQKPSWAVVTRSVRRPLVFGFGVALYTGWLFGLLAKNVEILSDRNVAQLTTSIVLLVFGRAVNVAGLKFLHSKVFNRWLNREIEEQRERDMMISLLDRVYTILVFFITFGAIMIAFGISPTAVGAVLGGAGIGIGFGTQQISQNFLSGLMLFFNRPFAEGDWINVSTFEGTVERIGWYHTQIRTFDRRPLFIPNSLFATTPIENPGRMYNRRIKEEIGLRYEDIGQIADVVREVKTMLQQHPAIDQEQTILVNFNQWGDSSINVLIYAFTKTTVWAEWLDVQQDVFLRIAEIVRMAGADFAFPSTTVYPSSDFNPQHPLFFNKGPGS; this is encoded by the coding sequence ATGTTTGCCATCAACCGCTCTGATCTGTTCAAGGATGCTCAGTTTTTTCAGACACCTGAGGGATTGCTGATTGGCACCTTGGTGCTGTTGCTCTTCTGGGTGTTGCTGAGGGTGTTGGAGGCGGTGCAGAAACCCTCCTGGGCCGTCGTCACCCGTTCGGTACGCCGTCCTCTTGTGTTTGGTTTCGGTGTCGCTCTTTACACAGGATGGCTGTTTGGCTTGCTGGCAAAGAATGTAGAGATCTTGAGTGATCGAAATGTTGCTCAATTGACGACCTCGATCGTCCTGCTTGTGTTTGGTCGAGCTGTGAATGTTGCTGGTCTTAAATTTCTGCATTCCAAGGTTTTCAATCGTTGGCTGAACCGTGAAATCGAGGAGCAGCGAGAGCGAGACATGATGATTTCTTTACTGGATCGCGTGTATACGATTTTGGTTTTCTTTATAACATTTGGTGCTATTATGATCGCCTTCGGTATTTCCCCAACGGCCGTTGGTGCCGTTCTGGGAGGTGCTGGAATTGGCATCGGTTTTGGGACGCAGCAGATTTCTCAGAATTTCCTGTCGGGCCTGATGTTGTTTTTCAATCGTCCATTTGCGGAGGGCGATTGGATCAATGTCTCAACATTCGAAGGAACGGTTGAACGCATTGGCTGGTATCACACACAGATTCGAACCTTTGATCGCAGGCCATTGTTTATTCCGAATTCATTATTTGCGACCACGCCCATCGAGAATCCTGGTCGAATGTACAACCGCCGAATCAAAGAAGAGATCGGTCTGCGCTATGAAGACATCGGCCAGATCGCAGATGTTGTTCGGGAGGTGAAAACCATGCTGCAGCAGCATCCGGCCATTGATCAGGAGCAGACAATCCTTGTGAATTTCAACCAATGGGGAGATTCATCCATCAACGTGTTGATTTATGCCTTCACAAAAACGACTGTCTGGGCCGAGTGGCTTGATGTTCAGCAGGATGTGTTTTTACGCATTGCCGAGATCGTGCGCATGGCTGGAGCCGATTTTGCTTTCCCCTCCACCACGGTGTATCCGTCGTCGGATTTCAACCCACAGCATCCTCTCTTCTTCAACAAAGGTCCGGGTTCCTGA
- the cysS gene encoding cysteine--tRNA ligase encodes MPLRFTNSLTSRTEAFEPLEAGKATIYCCGVTVYDLCHLGHARSYINWDVLRRYLIWSGYDVTYVQNYTDIDDKILNRANEEGSSMQAVSERNIEAFEIDMGRLNILPADRMPRATCCIDGIQQLIRELEAKGAAYSADGDVYFAVAKANNYGKLSGRDPNEQQQGASGRTADGEESRKRHPFDFALWKGAKAGEPSWESPWGPGRPGWHIECSAMVRQELGLTIDIHLGGGDLVFPHHENEIAQSETANGTTLAKLWMHNGMVNVGGTKMSKSLGNFTTIRALLDSGVSPMTLRLFVLQAHYRKPLDFTAEALDAAAAGWKGLNAALGLGDRHGIPLGWGEAPALAEGAIQGQVSPDGDGLLAMHGRFIAAMDDDLNTSGALAVLFDLAKPLRALANRLDRGDNSDLPAEELQDLRPRWHLLRELAAALGLRWEQEPIRSDADDDAEIETAVEARRAAKASKNYSEADRIRNELIARGIELIDRPGGVTDWIRR; translated from the coding sequence GTGCCCCTGCGCTTCACCAACAGCCTGACGAGCCGTACGGAAGCGTTCGAGCCCCTCGAAGCCGGCAAAGCAACGATTTACTGCTGCGGTGTCACGGTCTATGACCTCTGCCACCTTGGCCATGCCCGCAGCTACATCAACTGGGATGTGCTGCGCCGTTATCTGATCTGGAGCGGCTACGACGTCACCTACGTCCAGAACTACACCGACATCGACGACAAGATTCTCAACCGGGCCAATGAAGAAGGCAGCTCGATGCAAGCGGTGAGCGAACGCAACATCGAAGCCTTTGAAATCGATATGGGCCGCCTGAACATCCTGCCGGCCGATCGCATGCCGCGGGCCACGTGCTGCATCGATGGCATCCAGCAACTCATTCGCGAACTCGAAGCCAAAGGCGCGGCCTACAGCGCTGATGGCGATGTTTACTTCGCCGTTGCCAAGGCCAACAACTACGGCAAGCTCAGCGGCCGCGATCCCAATGAGCAGCAACAGGGAGCGAGCGGTCGCACCGCTGATGGGGAGGAGAGCCGTAAACGCCACCCCTTCGACTTCGCGCTTTGGAAAGGAGCTAAAGCAGGTGAACCCAGCTGGGAGTCTCCGTGGGGACCAGGTCGTCCGGGCTGGCACATCGAATGCTCCGCCATGGTGCGTCAGGAACTCGGCCTCACGATCGACATCCATCTCGGCGGTGGCGATTTGGTGTTCCCGCACCATGAAAACGAAATCGCCCAATCCGAAACCGCCAACGGCACGACCCTGGCGAAGTTGTGGATGCACAACGGCATGGTCAACGTCGGCGGCACCAAAATGTCGAAATCGCTGGGCAACTTCACCACGATCCGGGCACTGCTCGACAGCGGTGTCTCGCCAATGACGCTGCGCCTGTTTGTGCTGCAGGCCCATTACCGCAAGCCACTCGACTTCACCGCTGAAGCCCTCGACGCCGCGGCGGCGGGATGGAAGGGATTGAATGCAGCCCTCGGCCTTGGCGACCGTCATGGCATTCCACTGGGCTGGGGAGAAGCCCCTGCTCTCGCAGAAGGGGCGATCCAGGGCCAGGTCAGTCCTGATGGAGATGGACTTCTGGCGATGCACGGGCGCTTCATCGCCGCCATGGATGACGACCTCAACACCTCAGGAGCGCTGGCTGTTCTCTTTGATCTGGCCAAACCACTGCGCGCCTTGGCCAACCGCCTGGATCGCGGCGACAACAGTGATCTTCCGGCTGAAGAACTACAGGACCTGCGTCCTCGCTGGCATCTGTTACGCGAACTGGCCGCCGCTCTGGGCCTGCGATGGGAGCAGGAACCGATCCGGTCTGACGCCGATGACGATGCCGAGATTGAGACTGCCGTTGAAGCGCGGCGGGCAGCCAAGGCCTCGAAAAACTATTCCGAAGCGGACCGCATTCGCAACGAACTGATTGCCCGGGGCATTGAACTGATTGATCGTCCCGGTGGCGTCACCGACTGGATTCGACGTTGA